The Chanos chanos chromosome 6, fChaCha1.1, whole genome shotgun sequence genome includes a region encoding these proteins:
- the aifm4 gene encoding apoptosis inducing factor mitochondria associated 4, whose protein sequence is MQKADEITQMVCHVCDLQDGEMKEVEVDQHKMLLVRSNGEFSAVGNLCTHYGAPLIKGALVGDRVRCPFHGACFNVKSGDIEEFPGLDCLPSYKVKVEDGKVYVTLNKKTQKVTKRVKEMSGRKPNICHTVLLIGGGPASLQCAEILRQNQYEGRIIMVSKEDVLPFDKTKLSKALNIESDKILLRQSDFLQKHGIEVLTQKEVVSVNTKNKTVTMNDGSVQNYDQLLISTGCRARSLQCPGADLENVRLLQSFKDAGEIHKLSLGNRVVVIGTSFIGMEVAGYLSDKAASVSVIGNSEYPYQKSLGQDIGKMTMKMLEEKNVKFYMKSGVTEIRGQNGKVKEVILQNGTVLPADIVVVGIGVIPNSDFLKGSTIEVDSRNAVVVDKFMRTNVPDVFAAGDVVSFPLAMFGNRRVNIGHWQLAQALGRVAGLNMLKRQTEVNTVPFFWTVLLGKSVRYTGYGEGYNDIVFKGNVEERKFLAFYIKDDKVIAAASLNFDPAVSRIAEMMAKGNEITKAQAESADLTWLQLP, encoded by the exons ATGCAGAAGGCTGATGAAATCACACAAATGGTGTGCCATGTCTGTGACCTGCAGGATGGAGa GATGAAAGAAGTGGAGGTGGACCAACATAAAATGCTGCTGGTTCGTAGTAATGGTGAATTCAGTGCCGTTGGTAACCTCTGTACACATTATGGAGCTCCCCTCATCAAAG GGGCATTAGTAGGAGACCGAGTGCGGTGCCCATTTCATGGGGCGTGTTTTAATGTCAAGAGTGGAGATATAGAGGAGTTTCCAGGCCTGGATTGTTTACCCAGCTACAAG GTGAAAGTTGAAGATGGCAAAGTCTATGTGACTTTAAATAAAAAG ACTCAGAAAGTTACCAAGCGTGTGAAGGAGATGAGCGGCAGAAAGCCAAATATCTGTCATACTGTGCTTCTCAttggaggag GACCTGCTTCTCTCCAGTGTGCGGAGATTTTGAGACAGAATCAATATGAAGGAAGAATAATTATGGTCTCCAAGGAGGATGTGTTGCCTTTTGACAAGACAAAGCTTAGCAAA GCATTGAATATCGAGAGTGACAAGATCCTACTTCGACAAAGTGACTTCCTCCAGAAGCATGGCATTGAAGTATTGACACAGAAAGAA GTGGTGTCTGTGAacacaaagaataaaacagtgacTATGAATGATGGATCAGTCCAAAACTATGATCAGCTGCTGATCTCCACAGGCTGCAG GGCCAGATCATTGCAGTGTCCCGGTGCTGACCTGGAGAACGTGAGATTACTGCAGAGTTTTAAGGATGCGGGAGAGATCCACAAACTGTCCCTTGGCAACCGGGTGGTCGTCATCGGCACCTCCTTTATCG GTATGGAGGTAGCAGGCTATCTGTCAGACAAAGCGGCCAGTGTATCAGTCATTGGTAACTCAGAGTACCCTTACCAGAAGTCACTTGGGCAAGACATAGGGAAAATGACAATGAAG ATGCTGGAAGAGAAGAACGTGAAGTTCTACATGAAAAGCGGCGTCACTGAGATTCGAGGCCAAAATGGAAaa GTTAAGGAGGTTATTCTGCAGAATGGTACAGTCCTGCCAGCGGATATTGTGGTTGTTGGCATTG GTGTCATCCCCAATTCTGATTTCCTGAAGGGAAGCACGATTGAGGTTGACTCGAgaaatgctgttgttgttgacaaG TTCATGAGAACCAACGTCCCAGATGTGTTTGCTGCAGGGGACGTTGTGTCCTTCCCCCTTGCCATGTTTGGGAATAGGAGAGTCAATATTGGTCACTGGCAGCTTGCACAGGCTCTTG ggagggttgccggtttaaACATGTTgaagagacagactgaggttAATACCGTGCCCTTCTTCTGGACAGTGCTGTTGGGGAAAAGTGTCCGATATACAG GCTACGGAGAAGGATACAACGACATCGTGTTCAAAGGGAACGTGGAGGAAAGGAAATTCCTTGCCTTCTATATCAA GGATGATAAAGTTATTGCAGCAGCCAGCTTGAACTTTGACCCCGCTGTTTCTCGGATAGCGGAAATGATGGCAAAAGGAAATGAGATTACCAAGGCACAGGCCGA atcTGCTGATCTCACCTGGTTGCAGCTGCCCTAA